In a single window of the Scyliorhinus torazame isolate Kashiwa2021f chromosome 2, sScyTor2.1, whole genome shotgun sequence genome:
- the LOC140403461 gene encoding kelch-like protein 28 isoform X1, which translates to MDQSPQSYMLANLTHPHSEQLLQGLNLLRQHRELCDIILRVGDVKIHAHKVVLASISPYFKAMFTGNLSENENSEVEFQCIDETALQAIVEYAYTGTIFISQDTVESLLPAANLLQMKLVLKECCTFLESQLDPGNCIGISRFAETYGCHDLYLAANKYICQNFEEVCQTEEFFELNHTELDEIISNDCLNVVTEESVFYALESWIKYDVQERQKYLAQLLHCVRLPLLSVKFLTRLYEANQLIRDEHTCKHLLNEALKYHFMPEHRFSHQTELLTRPRCAPKVLCAVGGKTGLFATLDSVEMYFPQTDSWTGLAPLSSPRYECGVAVVDQKLYVLGGIATHIQQGINYRKHENLVEGWNPETNKWTSVERMNECRSTLGVAVLAGELYAIGGYDGENYLQSVEKYIPKIRKWQPVAPMGKSRSCFAAAVLDGMIYAIGGYGPAHMNSVERYDPSKDSWEMVASMADKRINFGVGSMLGFIFVVGGHNGVSHLQSVERYEPHQNQWTLCRPMSDPRTGVGAAIVDNYLYVVGGHSGSSYLNMVQRYDPTLDTWSDFAGMLSCRCNFGLTAF; encoded by the exons ATGGACCAGTCCCCTCAGTCCTACATGCTTGCCAATCTGACTCATCCCCATTCTGAGCAGTTACTGCAGGGATTGAATCTTCTTCGACAGCATCGTGAGCTCTGCGACATCATCCTTAGGGTTGGTGATGTCAAGATCCATGCCCACAAGGTGGTGCTGGCTAGCATCAGCCCATACTTCAAAGCCATGTTTACTGGAAACCTGTCAGAGAATGAAAACTCTGAAGTTGAATTCCAGTGTATTGATGAAACTGCTTTGCAGGCTATTGTAGAATATGCATATACCGGAACCATATTCATTTCACAAGATACAGTAGAATCTTTACTACCAGCTGCAAATTTGCTTCAAATGAAGCTAGTACTGAAGGAATGTTGTACATTCCTCGAAAGCCAGCTTGATCCTGGCAACTGCATTGGCATCTCTCGTTTTGCTGAAACTTACGGTTGTCATGACTTGTACCTTGCTGCCAACAAATACATTTGTCAGAATTTTGAAGAGGTATGTCAGACTGAGGAGTTTTTTGAGCTGAATCACACGGAGCTAGATGAAATAATTTCAAATGACTGTCTCAATGTTGTGACTGAGGAGTCTGTTTTTTATGCTTTGGAGTCGTGGATTAAATATGATGTACAAGAAAGACAAAAATATTTGGCGCAGCTGTTGCACTGTGTCCGATTACCACTGCTAAGTGTGAAGTTTCTAACAAGATTATACGAAGCAAATCAGCTAATTCGTGATGAACATACCTGCAAGCACCTTCTAAACGAAGCACTTAAGTATCATTTTATGCCAGAGCACAGATTTTCCCATCAGACTGAGTTATTGACACGGCCACGTTGTGCTCCCAAAGTATTGTGTGCTGTGGGTGGAAAAACTGGACTGTTTGCTACGTTAGACAG TGTGGAGATGTACTTCCCTCAGACAGACTCCTGGACAGGTCTGGCACCACTTAGTAGTCCGCGCTATGAATGTGGAGTTGCTGTTGTTGATCAGAAACTATATGTCTTAGGAGGGATTGCAACCCATATTCAGCAAGGCATCAATTATCGGAAGCATGAGAATTTGGTGGAAGGTTGGAATCCAGAGACAAACAAGTGGACATCTGTAGAAAGAATGAACGAGTGTCGAAGCACTCTTGGAGTGGCAGTATTAGCAGGCGAACTATATGCAATAGGCGGTTATGATGGAGAAAACTACTTGCAATCTGTGGAAAAATACATTCCTAAAATCAGAAAGTGGCAACCAGTTGCACCTATGGGGAAAAGCCGAAGCTGTTTTGCAGCTGCAGTTTTAGATGGAATGATATATGCTATAGGAGGATATGGCCCTGCTCACATGAACAG TGTGGAGCGTTATGATCCAAGCAAAGATTCCTGGGAGATGGTGGCTTCAATGGCTGATAAAAGAATTaattttggtgttggttcaatgctTGGATTCATCTTTGTCGTTGGTGGACACAATGGTGTGTCACACTTGCAGAGTGTTGAGAGGTATGAACCCCATCAAAATCAGTGGACCTTATGCAGGCCGATGAGTGATCCTAGAACAG
- the LOC140403461 gene encoding kelch-like protein 28 isoform X2, translated as MDQSPQSYMLANLTHPHSEQLLQGLNLLRQHRELCDIILRVGDVKIHAHKVVLASISPYFKAMFTGNLSENENSEVEFQCIDETALQAIVEYAYTGTIFISQDTVESLLPAANLLQMKLVLKECCTFLESQLDPGNCIGISRFAETYGCHDLYLAANKYICQNFEEVCQTEEFFELNHTELDEIISNDCLNVVTEESVFYALESWIKYDVQERQKYLAQLLHCVRLPLLSVKFLTRLYEANQLIRDEHTCKHLLNEALKYHFMPEHRFSHQTELLTRPRCAPKVLCAVGGKTGLFATLDSVEMYFPQTDSWTGLAPLSSPRYECGVAVVDQKLYVLGGIATHIQQGINYRKHENLVEGWNPETNKWTSVERMNECRSTLGVAVLAGELYAIGGYDGENYLQSVEKYIPKIRKWQPVAPMGKSRSCFAAAVLDGMIYAIGGYGPAHMNSVERYDPSKDSWEMVASMADKRINFGVGSMLGFIFVVGGHNGVSHLQSVERSWCSHCRQLPLCSGRSLRFIVPEYGAEV; from the exons ATGGACCAGTCCCCTCAGTCCTACATGCTTGCCAATCTGACTCATCCCCATTCTGAGCAGTTACTGCAGGGATTGAATCTTCTTCGACAGCATCGTGAGCTCTGCGACATCATCCTTAGGGTTGGTGATGTCAAGATCCATGCCCACAAGGTGGTGCTGGCTAGCATCAGCCCATACTTCAAAGCCATGTTTACTGGAAACCTGTCAGAGAATGAAAACTCTGAAGTTGAATTCCAGTGTATTGATGAAACTGCTTTGCAGGCTATTGTAGAATATGCATATACCGGAACCATATTCATTTCACAAGATACAGTAGAATCTTTACTACCAGCTGCAAATTTGCTTCAAATGAAGCTAGTACTGAAGGAATGTTGTACATTCCTCGAAAGCCAGCTTGATCCTGGCAACTGCATTGGCATCTCTCGTTTTGCTGAAACTTACGGTTGTCATGACTTGTACCTTGCTGCCAACAAATACATTTGTCAGAATTTTGAAGAGGTATGTCAGACTGAGGAGTTTTTTGAGCTGAATCACACGGAGCTAGATGAAATAATTTCAAATGACTGTCTCAATGTTGTGACTGAGGAGTCTGTTTTTTATGCTTTGGAGTCGTGGATTAAATATGATGTACAAGAAAGACAAAAATATTTGGCGCAGCTGTTGCACTGTGTCCGATTACCACTGCTAAGTGTGAAGTTTCTAACAAGATTATACGAAGCAAATCAGCTAATTCGTGATGAACATACCTGCAAGCACCTTCTAAACGAAGCACTTAAGTATCATTTTATGCCAGAGCACAGATTTTCCCATCAGACTGAGTTATTGACACGGCCACGTTGTGCTCCCAAAGTATTGTGTGCTGTGGGTGGAAAAACTGGACTGTTTGCTACGTTAGACAG TGTGGAGATGTACTTCCCTCAGACAGACTCCTGGACAGGTCTGGCACCACTTAGTAGTCCGCGCTATGAATGTGGAGTTGCTGTTGTTGATCAGAAACTATATGTCTTAGGAGGGATTGCAACCCATATTCAGCAAGGCATCAATTATCGGAAGCATGAGAATTTGGTGGAAGGTTGGAATCCAGAGACAAACAAGTGGACATCTGTAGAAAGAATGAACGAGTGTCGAAGCACTCTTGGAGTGGCAGTATTAGCAGGCGAACTATATGCAATAGGCGGTTATGATGGAGAAAACTACTTGCAATCTGTGGAAAAATACATTCCTAAAATCAGAAAGTGGCAACCAGTTGCACCTATGGGGAAAAGCCGAAGCTGTTTTGCAGCTGCAGTTTTAGATGGAATGATATATGCTATAGGAGGATATGGCCCTGCTCACATGAACAG TGTGGAGCGTTATGATCCAAGCAAAGATTCCTGGGAGATGGTGGCTTCAATGGCTGATAAAAGAATTaattttggtgttggttcaatgctTGGATTCATCTTTGTCGTTGGTGGACACAATGGTGTGTCACACTTGCAGAGTGTTGAGAG